The genomic region AAATTATTTTTCGCTTTCTTTCTCAACAAATGCTTCCATAACTTCCTGGCTAACGCCTACGTTAGAGAACCCTCCGTCGTGATATAAGTTTTGTAAGGTAACTTTTTTAGTAAGATCAGAGAACAGTGTGATGGTATAATCGGCACAATCCTGAGCGGTAGCATTACCCAGTGGAGACATTTTATCTGCATACGCAATAAAACCGTCAAAACCTTTTACCCCCTGCCCGGCAGTAGTTGGTGTTGGGGATTGAGAAATGGTATTAACTCGAACCTTTTTTTCTTTCCCGAAGAAATAACCAAAACTACGTGCTATACTTTCCAAATACGCCTTATTATCAGCCATATCGTTATAATCTGGGAATACGCGTTGCGCTGCCATATACGAAAGTGCTACAATACTCCCCCATTCACTCATGGCATCTTTTTGATAAAGTGCCTGCATGGTTTTATGGAAAGAAACCGCAGATACATCCCAACCTTTTGCTGTCCAGTCATAATTTTGATCGGTATAGTGCTTCCCTTTTCTTACGTTTACAGACATTCCGATAGAGTGAAGTACAAAATCGATCTTGCCTCCAAGGATTTCTGTAGCTTTGTCTACAAGATTTTCTAAATCTTCAACTTTTGTAGCATCTGCAGGAACAATTTCAGCACCAATTTGCTCAGCTAAAGTTTTAATACTTCCCATTCTCATGGCGATTGGCGCGTTGGTAAGTACAATTTCAGCACCTTCTTCGTGCGCTTTCACAGCGGTTTTCCATGCAATAGAATTCTCATCTAATGCCCCGAAAATGATTCCTTTTTTTCCTTTTAAAAGGTTATATGACATGTCGAAATTTGTTTTTAGATTCTTTTTAGCCGGTAAAGATAGTAAAATTCAATACAGCCGTATATTTTTTAAAATCTATTAATTCTCGAGCAGGGATACGGCATGTGCCCTGGCCGACTCGCTAATGGTGTTTCCACCAAGCATCATCGCCAATTCGTCTATACGTTCTTCCCGCTCTAATTGTTTAATTTTTGTACTGGTAACCGCCCCCGTATCTTCTTTAAATATCTTAAAGTGGGCAGTTCCCTTCCCGGCAATTTGCGGTAAATGGGTAATGGCGAGCACCTGCATACTATGCCCCATTTTCTGCAAAATTTCTCCCATTTTTTGTGCAATATCACCCGAAACACCCGTATCGATCTCATCAAAAATGATCGTTGGCAGGTTACTTTGGGCGGCCAAAATACTTTTTACCGCCAACATAATTCGGGATAATTCACCTCCAGAGGCTGCTTT from Zunongwangia profunda SM-A87 harbors:
- a CDS encoding enoyl-ACP reductase FabI; its protein translation is MSYNLLKGKKGIIFGALDENSIAWKTAVKAHEEGAEIVLTNAPIAMRMGSIKTLAEQIGAEIVPADATKVEDLENLVDKATEILGGKIDFVLHSIGMSVNVRKGKHYTDQNYDWTAKGWDVSAVSFHKTMQALYQKDAMSEWGSIVALSYMAAQRVFPDYNDMADNKAYLESIARSFGYFFGKEKKVRVNTISQSPTPTTAGQGVKGFDGFIAYADKMSPLGNATAQDCADYTITLFSDLTKKVTLQNLYHDGGFSNVGVSQEVMEAFVEKESEK